In Desulfosediminicola ganghwensis, a single window of DNA contains:
- a CDS encoding SH3 domain-containing protein → MSFYKYLRSHTRTLIVAGATCLALTSPALAAEYVSVSKDKVNVRQEPDTGSSVYMELFQGYPLEVLKKQGEWSQIRDYEGDSGWIHNTLVGKNDTVIINAKKSVNMRSGPSTDAAIVADVERGVIMTKIGQDGKWIKLKHSSGTVGWIYSPLLWPNS, encoded by the coding sequence ATGTCATTCTATAAATATTTACGATCGCACACACGTACTCTTATCGTAGCCGGAGCAACATGCCTTGCTCTGACTTCTCCCGCTCTCGCTGCAGAATACGTCTCTGTTTCCAAGGACAAGGTAAATGTACGCCAAGAGCCGGACACCGGAAGCTCTGTATATATGGAGTTGTTCCAGGGATATCCTCTCGAGGTGTTGAAAAAGCAGGGAGAGTGGAGTCAGATCCGTGACTATGAGGGAGATTCTGGCTGGATCCACAACACACTGGTTGGTAAAAATGACACTGTCATTATTAATGCCAAAAAAAGTGTCAACATGCGTTCAGGCCCATCCACAGACGCAGCGATTGTTGCTGACGTGGAGCGTGGGGTTATCATGACCAAAATTGGCCAGGATGGCAAATGGATCAAGCTCAAACACAGTTCCGGCACTGTGGGTTGGATTTACTCCCCGCTGCTGTGGCCCAACTCATAG
- a CDS encoding zinc ribbon domain-containing protein, whose product MFNTDYSFLEEEHVCPHCKQKLECCEAPQFHVGDGLGWGSDVLFICLNDECSLFKNGWKRIEEQYGHRSSYRYMELPGSKEGNVMMVGNAMAFKGSIIDPEAILQQNTRYNKEKEATEALDSCVAKKDLGPVLTLILDEAANREQRKKAISLLLPLNDLACIDPLRNHTFRDTSFEQDINMVISQLLQNNFKKECPYCSEIIKAQAAKCMHCKADM is encoded by the coding sequence ATGTTTAACACAGATTACAGTTTTCTTGAGGAAGAGCACGTCTGTCCTCACTGCAAGCAGAAATTGGAATGTTGTGAAGCACCGCAATTCCACGTTGGGGACGGCCTCGGTTGGGGTTCTGATGTACTTTTCATCTGCCTTAATGATGAGTGCTCTCTCTTTAAAAACGGCTGGAAACGAATTGAAGAACAGTACGGTCACAGATCTTCCTATCGCTATATGGAACTCCCTGGCAGCAAGGAAGGCAACGTGATGATGGTCGGTAATGCCATGGCTTTCAAGGGAAGTATCATTGACCCGGAAGCTATCTTGCAGCAAAATACCAGATACAATAAGGAAAAAGAAGCAACCGAGGCACTTGATAGCTGTGTGGCCAAAAAGGACCTTGGACCGGTCCTGACGCTCATCCTGGATGAGGCGGCAAACAGAGAGCAGCGTAAAAAAGCGATCAGCCTGCTGCTACCTCTCAATGATCTTGCCTGTATAGACCCGCTTCGCAACCACACCTTTCGCGATACCTCTTTTGAGCAGGATATCAACATGGTGATATCCCAACTGCTGCAGAATAATTTCAAAAAAGAATGTCCCTATTGTTCTGAGATTATTAAGGCACAGGCTGCTAAGTGTATGCACTGTAAAGCAGATATGTAA
- a CDS encoding DNA topoisomerase IV subunit B, whose amino-acid sequence MNASTHNYDESKIKTLSSLEHIRKRPGMYIGRLGDGSNQDDGIYILLKEVVDNSVDEFIMGAGKRIDITLEDDGTVKVRDFGRGIPLGKIVDCVSVINTGAKYNTDVFQFSVGLNGVGTKAVNALSSFFKVTAYRDGQFATAQFKNGELVSQDAGETKQKNGTSIEFFADPEMFPDFAYDLKFVEKRMWRYAYLNAGLKLYLNKALYYSANGLLDLLDKELDENNIYTPIYYKDSVCEFAFSHVDSYGENYFTFVNGTYTSEGGTHLSAFREGILKGINEFSGKKFINTDVRDGIVGTLAIKIKEPVFESQTKNKLGNTEVRSWIVNKVREAVSSTLYKNTEMAELLLDKIQRNEKVRKELQTVRKEARAKARKVAFKIPNLKDCKYHPGRGKPSKEGRDNMIFITEGQSAAGSIVSSRDPLVQAVFSLKGKPMNVLGQKLNILYKNEEMYSLMRALDIEESISTLRFDKIILATDADVDGLHIRNLLLTFFLHYFEPLVKLGHIYILETPIFRVRNKQETIYCYSEKEKVAATKKLQGRGKRKVNVETTRFKGLGEISPKEFKQFIGPDIRLRDVTLDSLSEVPKVLAFYMGKNTPERKQYIMDNLLSVEEQA is encoded by the coding sequence ATGAACGCATCCACTCACAATTATGACGAAAGTAAGATAAAGACCCTCAGTTCCCTCGAACATATCCGAAAACGTCCGGGCATGTACATTGGGCGCCTGGGTGATGGTTCGAACCAGGATGATGGTATTTATATTCTGCTTAAAGAGGTGGTGGACAACTCTGTCGACGAGTTCATCATGGGGGCGGGAAAGCGCATTGACATTACCCTGGAAGACGACGGCACAGTGAAGGTCAGGGATTTTGGCCGTGGTATTCCTTTGGGGAAAATTGTCGATTGTGTTTCGGTGATCAATACCGGTGCAAAGTATAATACTGATGTTTTTCAGTTTTCCGTCGGCTTGAATGGTGTAGGCACCAAAGCTGTCAATGCCTTGTCGAGTTTCTTTAAGGTTACCGCCTATCGTGACGGGCAGTTCGCTACAGCCCAATTCAAAAATGGTGAACTTGTCTCGCAGGATGCAGGAGAGACCAAGCAAAAGAATGGTACCAGTATTGAGTTTTTTGCAGACCCGGAAATGTTTCCTGATTTTGCGTATGACCTCAAATTTGTTGAAAAACGAATGTGGCGCTACGCGTATCTCAATGCCGGATTAAAGCTTTACCTGAACAAGGCCCTGTACTACTCGGCTAACGGTCTGCTCGATCTGCTTGATAAAGAGTTGGACGAAAATAATATCTATACACCGATTTATTACAAAGACTCTGTGTGTGAGTTTGCATTCTCCCATGTCGATTCCTACGGTGAGAATTATTTTACCTTTGTAAATGGTACCTATACCAGTGAGGGCGGCACCCATCTTTCTGCATTCCGTGAAGGAATCCTGAAAGGGATTAATGAATTTTCAGGTAAAAAATTCATTAACACCGATGTGCGGGATGGAATAGTCGGTACTCTGGCGATTAAGATTAAGGAGCCTGTTTTCGAGTCGCAGACGAAAAATAAGCTCGGCAATACTGAGGTACGTTCCTGGATAGTCAATAAGGTCCGGGAGGCAGTCTCCTCCACCCTCTATAAAAATACAGAAATGGCCGAATTGCTGCTGGACAAGATCCAGCGCAATGAAAAGGTGCGCAAGGAATTGCAGACCGTGCGCAAGGAGGCCAGGGCAAAAGCCCGGAAGGTCGCCTTTAAAATACCAAATCTGAAAGACTGCAAATATCATCCGGGAAGGGGTAAGCCGTCTAAAGAGGGCAGGGATAACATGATCTTCATAACAGAGGGTCAATCTGCTGCCGGTTCCATTGTTTCTTCCCGCGATCCGCTGGTTCAGGCTGTTTTCTCCTTGAAGGGAAAGCCCATGAACGTGTTAGGGCAAAAACTCAATATTCTCTACAAAAACGAAGAGATGTATTCCCTGATGAGGGCTCTTGATATCGAGGAATCCATCTCCACTCTTCGTTTTGATAAGATCATCCTGGCCACCGATGCCGACGTCGACGGTCTCCATATCAGAAATCTGCTGCTCACTTTTTTCCTGCATTATTTCGAGCCGTTGGTGAAACTTGGGCATATTTACATCCTGGAAACCCCTATTTTCCGGGTGAGGAATAAACAAGAGACAATCTACTGTTATTCCGAAAAGGAAAAGGTTGCCGCCACCAAAAAACTGCAGGGCAGAGGCAAGCGGAAAGTCAATGTGGAAACCACTCGCTTCAAAGGGCTTGGAGAGATTTCGCCGAAGGAGTTCAAACAGTTTATCGGACCTGATATTCGGTTACGCGATGTTACGCTGGACTCTCTGAGCGAAGTACCGAAGGTTCTTGCCTTCTACATGGGGAAGAACACACCCGAGCGTAAGCAATACATCATGGACAACCTCCTCTCGGTTGAAGAGCAGGCATAA
- a CDS encoding S66 peptidase family protein, which yields MIETMLHPTALARKDSIGLVAPAGQLPNISRFETGIRILSEMGFEPRFPRTMWPGYGYLADSDTNRLAELHKNFADQEIKGLIAARGGYGCLRLAGDVDMQLIRRERKMMVGFSDISLLLNQVVHQAGLLCLHGPVITSLCDCTPPALERFYHCITGNWGKGITPKNLEIIRGEGEAKGMLVGGNLSTLMTVLATPFDFSWEDKIVLLEDVSEPLYRLDRMLTQLSLAGKFDKVKGIILGDFNFGQNLDFLEKIRNLEYIWTRIKELTRTSQATVWANFPSGHCPDNLTLPLGATAIMDCGSGELRFE from the coding sequence ATGATTGAAACAATGCTTCATCCCACAGCACTTGCCAGGAAAGACTCTATCGGGCTCGTTGCTCCAGCCGGTCAATTACCGAATATCAGCCGCTTTGAGACTGGTATCAGAATCCTCTCCGAGATGGGGTTTGAACCTAGATTCCCAAGAACTATGTGGCCAGGCTACGGCTACCTGGCCGACTCTGATACCAACCGCCTTGCAGAGCTCCATAAGAATTTTGCCGATCAGGAAATTAAAGGGCTCATTGCTGCACGGGGCGGCTACGGCTGTCTTCGCCTGGCCGGCGACGTCGATATGCAGCTGATCAGGAGAGAGCGAAAAATGATGGTGGGTTTTTCGGACATATCATTATTGTTGAATCAGGTCGTTCATCAAGCTGGGCTTCTCTGCCTGCATGGCCCGGTTATAACCTCCCTCTGCGATTGTACTCCACCGGCCCTGGAAAGATTTTATCACTGCATAACCGGTAACTGGGGTAAAGGAATTACTCCTAAAAATCTTGAAATCATACGTGGTGAAGGTGAAGCAAAAGGAATGCTTGTCGGTGGCAATCTGAGTACTCTCATGACAGTTCTTGCAACCCCGTTTGATTTCAGCTGGGAGGATAAAATAGTTCTCCTCGAAGACGTAAGTGAACCACTCTACCGGCTTGACAGGATGCTGACTCAACTCAGTCTGGCTGGAAAATTCGACAAGGTAAAGGGCATTATTCTCGGTGACTTCAACTTTGGCCAAAACCTCGATTTCCTTGAAAAAATTCGGAACCTCGAATATATATGGACTCGTATCAAGGAACTGACTCGTACCAGCCAGGCCACTGTATGGGCCAATTTTCCTTCAGGGCATTGTCCGGACAATCTCACCCTTCCCTTGGGAGCGACTGCGATCATGGATTGTGGTAGCGGTGAATTGAGATTCGAGTAG
- a CDS encoding prephenate dehydratase domain-containing protein yields MARIATLGPKGSDGYHAVLQYDPDAEIVLFNRISKVFESFSAGKVDSVVVPVYNTREGEVKEYFRLVSQLDDGYWVDNVVLPIHLSLSRLPGSQKIGFPVKVLIGRSSVFRQCEEYIDTHFPDATLMAVQDIETAFKDIEDNIRTNYAIIESEELVKEFGFELIEREVVSHNRTRFAVISRELAPTTGYDATAIITRPLRDRVGMLADILGEFTRRGINILDLQSENDIQTQKLRIYIEVEGHVENQNMQDAVNRLENVIIQEEDSLKLLGSFPRVDMRVKKIKSFGFIGSGAMSTWFADRLQSEGYTTYVTGRSTELRPEQMINMADVIVVCVPISVTADTIAQYGPLLKGDQALIILAGESENTLQTAMDSTDPSVEIMFVHNLWGPQAVSMKDKNAIVVRTPRSGSFCSEFEAFMYKHGAEIFHDNARQHDLLMGVGQKLPTTISVALARTLAEHEISCEDIGSHSTLTSLYGILSMARVHNQNPRTYAEIMATKGDGRKIVESFAKNLLQIVEMAEQGKIHEISEMMEDNRKFMTPQFLQSRMKQAKAVDSVLSDGGLKFDL; encoded by the coding sequence ATGGCACGTATTGCAACGCTTGGTCCGAAAGGTTCGGATGGGTACCATGCCGTACTCCAGTACGATCCGGATGCAGAAATAGTCCTCTTTAACAGGATCTCAAAAGTTTTCGAGTCCTTCTCAGCTGGTAAGGTTGATAGCGTCGTAGTCCCTGTCTATAACACCAGGGAAGGCGAGGTAAAAGAATATTTCCGCCTTGTTTCCCAGCTTGATGATGGCTATTGGGTAGATAATGTTGTTTTACCTATACATCTCAGTCTTTCACGTCTTCCCGGCAGTCAGAAAATTGGCTTCCCTGTAAAAGTGTTGATCGGGCGCAGCTCTGTATTCAGACAGTGTGAGGAATATATAGATACACACTTCCCTGATGCAACTCTTATGGCGGTTCAGGATATCGAAACCGCTTTTAAGGATATAGAAGATAACATACGTACCAACTACGCCATTATTGAATCAGAAGAGCTGGTTAAGGAATTCGGCTTTGAGCTCATCGAGCGTGAAGTTGTCTCACACAACCGGACCCGCTTTGCTGTGATAAGTCGCGAGCTTGCCCCTACCACCGGTTACGATGCAACCGCCATAATCACTCGCCCTTTGAGAGACAGGGTCGGTATGTTGGCAGATATTCTCGGTGAGTTTACCAGGCGGGGTATCAACATTCTCGATCTGCAATCAGAAAATGATATCCAGACACAGAAGCTCAGAATCTATATTGAGGTTGAGGGGCACGTCGAAAACCAGAACATGCAGGATGCCGTAAACCGTCTTGAGAATGTAATCATCCAGGAGGAAGATTCACTTAAGCTGCTCGGTTCCTTTCCTCGTGTGGATATGCGAGTGAAAAAGATCAAGTCATTTGGTTTTATAGGCTCCGGCGCCATGTCTACCTGGTTTGCTGATCGTCTGCAGAGTGAAGGTTACACCACCTATGTTACCGGCAGGTCTACCGAACTTCGCCCTGAACAGATGATAAATATGGCGGATGTGATTGTAGTATGTGTGCCAATCTCAGTAACAGCTGATACAATCGCGCAATATGGCCCGTTGCTTAAAGGTGATCAAGCCCTTATCATACTTGCCGGGGAATCTGAAAACACCTTGCAGACAGCCATGGACTCCACCGACCCCTCTGTTGAAATTATGTTTGTACATAATCTCTGGGGGCCGCAGGCTGTGAGCATGAAGGATAAAAACGCCATCGTCGTGCGCACACCAAGAAGCGGAAGCTTCTGCAGCGAGTTTGAAGCATTCATGTACAAACATGGTGCTGAGATTTTCCATGACAATGCACGCCAGCACGACCTGTTAATGGGTGTCGGCCAGAAGTTGCCGACCACGATCTCTGTTGCCCTCGCACGAACTTTGGCGGAGCATGAAATATCCTGCGAGGATATCGGAAGTCATTCCACCCTCACCTCTCTCTACGGTATTCTTTCGATGGCACGGGTTCACAATCAGAACCCGAGAACCTATGCCGAAATCATGGCCACCAAGGGTGACGGGCGAAAGATTGTTGAGAGTTTTGCCAAAAATCTGCTACAGATAGTCGAAATGGCCGAGCAGGGAAAAATTCATGAAATTTCTGAAATGATGGAAGATAACAGAAAGTTTATGACCCCGCAGTTCCTGCAGAGCAGGATGAAACAGGCAAAAGCGGTGGATTCGGTTCTGAGCGATGGTGGCTTAAAATTTGATTTGTAG
- a CDS encoding type III pantothenate kinase, which translates to MLFVIDVGNSHTVTGLYDGDSLIGRWRLKSDRKRTDDELAIRYHSLFAMEGIDTGKINGVVLASVVPALESAWISCCKKHFFSHLAEPILAISDTNVNDMISIKLPNPSEVGADRLVNSIAAFERHRCNLVVVDFGTAITFDCVNDKNEYLGGAILPGVAISLEALSTRTAKLPHVDVSKPAGKMIGTNTVEAMQSGILYGYGAMLDGMIAGIRKEMTESDDQEFKVIATGGMARLISPYSNCIDYVDPLLTLDGLRIIYNRKQTA; encoded by the coding sequence ATGCTTTTTGTCATTGATGTCGGTAATTCACACACCGTCACAGGGCTCTACGACGGAGATTCACTGATCGGCAGATGGCGACTCAAATCTGATCGCAAAAGAACCGACGATGAACTGGCAATTCGCTACCATTCGCTTTTTGCAATGGAGGGAATAGACACCGGAAAAATCAATGGGGTTGTACTGGCCAGTGTGGTTCCAGCTCTTGAGAGTGCCTGGATATCCTGCTGCAAAAAACATTTTTTCAGTCATTTGGCGGAACCTATATTGGCTATTTCGGATACAAATGTCAACGATATGATCTCCATTAAGCTCCCAAACCCTTCTGAGGTTGGCGCAGACAGGCTGGTGAATTCCATTGCAGCATTTGAACGCCATAGGTGCAACCTGGTGGTCGTTGATTTCGGCACCGCAATTACCTTCGACTGTGTAAATGACAAAAACGAATATCTCGGTGGAGCGATCCTCCCCGGGGTGGCCATATCCCTTGAGGCTCTCTCGACCAGGACTGCTAAATTACCACACGTAGATGTGTCCAAACCAGCAGGTAAAATGATCGGCACGAATACCGTTGAAGCCATGCAGAGTGGTATCCTCTATGGTTACGGTGCGATGCTCGACGGAATGATAGCCGGTATCAGAAAGGAAATGACCGAATCAGACGATCAGGAGTTCAAGGTTATTGCCACCGGTGGAATGGCACGGCTCATTTCCCCTTATTCTAATTGTATTGACTATGTAGACCCTCTCCTGACTCTCGACGGATTGCGTATTATTTATAACCGAAAACAAACCGCATAA
- the cutA gene encoding divalent-cation tolerance protein CutA, with protein MAEALIVTTTLERQEHAEKLARALLDNRLVACAQIHGPVKSLYHWQNDIAESIEFVLSVKTLESLYPEVEALLLEQHPYDVPEIVADQLVKVNDKYLAWMYQELKK; from the coding sequence ATGGCAGAAGCGCTTATAGTTACGACAACTCTTGAAAGACAGGAACATGCCGAAAAGCTTGCACGAGCGTTACTCGACAATCGTCTGGTCGCTTGTGCGCAGATTCACGGACCAGTGAAAAGCCTTTACCATTGGCAGAATGATATCGCTGAGTCTATTGAGTTTGTTCTCTCTGTAAAAACCCTGGAGTCATTGTATCCTGAGGTAGAGGCACTACTTTTAGAACAACACCCATACGATGTGCCCGAAATAGTAGCAGATCAACTTGTAAAAGTGAATGATAAGTATCTTGCTTGGATGTATCAGGAATTGAAGAAATGA
- a CDS encoding DEAD/DEAH box helicase, which yields MSKVQEYIAALKASRKFGPQVVSHKTVSAKALSSRQFPTTLHPKLCEFLNTRGITELYSHQQQALSYVFAGEDVIAATPTASGKSMIYNLPVIDMLLRNQSGTALYLFPLKALAQDQLRVFSEFNEVLPEQKKRYAAIYDGDTSSYQRRRIREEGVPILMTNPEMLHLSLLAYHGNWVHFFNNLKYIVIDEVHTYRGVLGGHMAWILRRLQRIARYYGATPQFIMLSATIGNPAELAEKLTGRPSELISSSGAPTAEKHMVLLNPWDSAAYTASQLLEAAVKRELRTIVYTQSRKMTELINIWTSPKLGKLSDKLSSYRAGFLPEERREIEQKLASGELYGVISTSALELGIDIGDLDICILVGYPGSIMATWQRGGRVGRAFRDSAIVLVAQEDALDQYYMRNPDDFFRRGVESAVLNPDNKAIMEQHLHCAAAELPLERDESLLTAQEVADSVDSLANQAVLLQSADGNIWFSTRKYPQRLVSLRGGGTQLSIINSESGEIIGEVDSGRAMKECHQGAVYIHRARIWVVQSLDFEAREVVVTGMKPSFFTRPMSNKNTEILDTRKTIMSFRGRVSFGKLKVTEQVTGYQKRNNSTQKLIATVPLELPEQIIETEGIWLDIPPAIKETLEKEKYHFMGAIHALEHAMIALFPLLVLCDRNDIGGISCPLHEQTEEATVFIYDGHSGGVGLAEESFDRIDELLQQTQKMISSCSCENGCPSCVHSPKCGSGNRPIDKVACLKLIDLLLSKNSSDQSEFSATDNARVLPDPTPQGSSSLRVQKQQRLGLEALPGRYGVFDLETIRSAEEVGGWHRAENMGISVGVVYDSELDGCVTYLEDEIDELIHHLQQLDLVVGFNNKRFDNRVLSGYSSYDFQQMPNLDLLEEISNHLGYRLSLDRLAEHTLGEKKSADGLQALQWYKEGRIDLIQKYCRKDVEITRDLFLYGLENGFFLFQNKAGKTVRLPMNLEPSIEKALAHAK from the coding sequence ATGTCAAAAGTGCAGGAATATATAGCAGCTTTGAAGGCATCCAGAAAATTTGGGCCTCAAGTCGTCTCCCATAAAACCGTTTCGGCAAAAGCGCTCTCGTCCAGACAGTTCCCGACTACGCTTCACCCGAAGCTCTGTGAGTTTTTAAATACGCGTGGGATAACTGAACTTTACAGCCATCAGCAACAGGCTCTTTCTTATGTTTTTGCAGGCGAAGATGTAATTGCAGCTACTCCGACCGCTTCCGGAAAAAGCATGATCTACAATTTACCAGTCATAGACATGCTGCTTCGTAATCAATCCGGTACAGCCCTATATCTTTTTCCGCTCAAGGCGCTGGCTCAGGATCAACTCAGGGTTTTCAGTGAATTTAACGAAGTGTTGCCGGAACAAAAGAAGCGCTATGCAGCGATTTACGATGGTGATACATCGAGCTACCAGCGTCGGAGAATCAGGGAAGAGGGTGTTCCGATTCTTATGACCAACCCTGAAATGCTGCATTTATCACTTCTTGCCTACCATGGCAACTGGGTACATTTCTTTAACAATTTGAAATATATAGTCATTGATGAAGTGCACACGTACCGGGGGGTGCTCGGTGGGCATATGGCATGGATACTCAGGAGACTGCAGAGGATAGCACGTTATTACGGCGCAACCCCTCAATTTATTATGCTTTCAGCAACCATTGGTAACCCTGCCGAACTTGCCGAAAAACTAACGGGCAGACCAAGTGAACTGATCAGCAGCAGTGGTGCTCCAACCGCTGAAAAACATATGGTGCTCTTGAACCCTTGGGACAGTGCAGCATATACCGCAAGTCAGTTGCTTGAGGCTGCGGTAAAACGGGAATTACGAACCATTGTCTATACTCAGTCGCGGAAGATGACTGAACTCATTAATATATGGACTAGCCCGAAACTCGGTAAACTCAGTGATAAACTCAGCTCATACAGAGCGGGATTTCTCCCTGAAGAGCGGCGAGAGATTGAACAGAAATTAGCCAGTGGCGAACTCTATGGGGTTATCTCTACCTCGGCTCTGGAACTTGGGATTGATATTGGTGATCTCGATATCTGTATCCTGGTCGGTTATCCGGGTTCCATTATGGCAACCTGGCAAAGGGGAGGCCGGGTAGGAAGAGCGTTCAGGGACTCAGCTATCGTTCTGGTCGCCCAGGAGGATGCACTTGATCAATACTACATGAGAAACCCTGATGATTTCTTTCGACGTGGTGTTGAATCGGCAGTTTTAAATCCGGACAACAAGGCGATTATGGAGCAGCACCTGCATTGTGCTGCTGCGGAGTTGCCATTGGAAAGGGATGAAAGTCTTCTTACTGCCCAGGAGGTTGCCGATTCCGTTGATTCGCTCGCCAACCAGGCAGTATTGCTTCAGTCTGCCGATGGCAATATCTGGTTCTCTACGCGGAAGTACCCTCAAAGACTTGTAAGTCTTCGTGGTGGCGGCACTCAACTCTCGATTATAAACAGCGAATCCGGAGAGATTATCGGGGAAGTGGATAGCGGCCGGGCAATGAAAGAATGTCACCAGGGTGCTGTCTACATTCACAGGGCGAGAATCTGGGTGGTACAGAGCCTTGATTTTGAAGCGAGAGAGGTTGTGGTAACCGGGATGAAACCGAGCTTTTTTACTCGGCCAATGTCTAACAAAAACACAGAAATTCTCGACACCCGGAAAACCATAATGAGTTTCAGGGGCAGGGTGAGTTTTGGCAAACTCAAGGTAACGGAGCAGGTTACCGGTTACCAGAAAAGAAATAATTCAACCCAGAAGCTGATTGCCACTGTGCCGCTGGAACTACCGGAACAGATTATTGAGACAGAAGGTATCTGGCTTGATATCCCACCCGCTATAAAAGAGACGCTGGAAAAGGAAAAATATCATTTCATGGGAGCAATTCATGCCCTTGAGCATGCGATGATTGCGTTGTTTCCATTGCTGGTGTTGTGTGATCGTAATGATATAGGCGGTATATCATGTCCACTTCACGAACAGACTGAAGAGGCGACGGTTTTCATTTATGACGGTCATTCAGGTGGCGTTGGTCTTGCCGAAGAATCTTTTGATCGTATTGATGAGCTGCTGCAGCAAACACAAAAAATGATTTCTTCATGCAGCTGCGAAAATGGCTGTCCGTCTTGTGTCCATTCCCCTAAATGCGGTTCTGGCAACAGGCCGATCGATAAAGTGGCCTGTCTGAAGCTGATTGATTTGCTCCTTTCGAAAAATTCTTCTGATCAGTCTGAATTCAGCGCAACAGACAATGCACGTGTTCTTCCTGATCCAACCCCTCAAGGTTCTTCATCGTTGCGGGTACAAAAACAGCAGCGGCTTGGATTAGAAGCTTTGCCTGGTCGATATGGTGTGTTTGATCTGGAAACGATACGATCAGCAGAAGAGGTCGGAGGCTGGCATCGGGCTGAAAATATGGGGATTTCTGTCGGCGTAGTCTACGACTCTGAGCTTGATGGTTGTGTCACCTATCTCGAAGACGAAATCGATGAGCTTATTCATCATCTGCAACAACTTGATCTCGTTGTTGGTTTTAATAACAAGCGATTTGATAACAGGGTGCTTTCTGGCTACAGCAGCTATGATTTCCAGCAAATGCCGAACCTTGATCTGCTTGAGGAGATCAGCAATCATCTCGGCTACCGGCTGAGCCTGGACAGGCTGGCGGAACATACTCTTGGTGAAAAAAAGTCAGCAGACGGACTTCAGGCGTTGCAGTGGTATAAGGAGGGAAGAATCGACTTGATTCAAAAGTATTGCAGAAAAGATGTCGAAATTACAAGGGATCTATTTCTTTATGGTCTTGAGAACGGCTTTTTCCTGTTCCAGAATAAAGCAGGTAAAACAGTTCGACTTCCCATGAATCTGGAGCCTTCAATTGAAAAAGCACTTGCCCATGCAAAGTAG